A section of the Macaca thibetana thibetana isolate TM-01 chromosome 10, ASM2454274v1, whole genome shotgun sequence genome encodes:
- the LOC126964151 gene encoding uncharacterized protein LOC126964151, producing the protein MGWGKVARSRRRERKNRCSSEEDCRCSPGPGSLPRGRAARAPASWQRSRRRNHHSEAFCPLAAALPKTTGPPGGRDKPTRSLVFRERRMSVSPREMMFKIPARAPIPQLSINRPANGIVLPLGICKAWIFLRSLLCQVCLL; encoded by the coding sequence atggggtgggggaaggtggcGCGTTCCCGGCGCAGGGAGAGGAAGAACAGGTGCTCCTCCGAGGAAGACTGCCGCTGCTCCCCGGGCCCTGGCAGCCTGCCCCGTGGCAGAGCTGCGCGCGCGCCGGCCTCCTGGCAGCGGAGCCGGCGGCGGAACCACCACAGCGAAGCGTTCTGTCCCCTCGCAGCTGCTCTCCCGAAAACCACAGGTCCTCCAGGAGGCCGAGATAAACCTACACGCAGCCTTGTCTTCCGGGAGAGGAGAATGTCTGTTTCCCCACGCGAAATGATGTTTAAGATCCCTGCCCGAGCCCCGATCCCGCAGTTAAGCATCAACCGGCCGGCTAACGGCATTGTTCTTCCGCTTGGCATTTGCAAGGCATGGATTTTTCTCCGTTCTCTCCTCTGCCAAGTCTGCCTCCTCTGA